The Pseudomonas azadiae genome includes a window with the following:
- a CDS encoding WD40/YVTN/BNR-like repeat-containing protein has protein sequence MGWVVCRPRAARKVALLATALSLLIGGALSTPVLAASDTAATPAFAIESPKAVKGLMIDVVHAGKRLVAVGDRGHILYSDDQGNTWTQAKVPTRQLLTAVFFVDDKQGWAVGHDAQILASVDGGATWTQQYQDLKREAPLLDVWFNDASHGLAVGAYGALIETIDGGKTWADVSDRLDNEDQYHLNAIAHIKDAGLFIVGEQGSMFRSSDDGQTWEKLEGPYEGSLFGVIGTAQPQTLLAYGLRGNLYRSADFGGTWEQVELNAARGALEFGLSGATLLEDGAIVVVGNGGSVVVSRDDGQTFSVFNRPDRISLSAVTAAGNGNLILVGQGGVRVATAAGAEPTKQ, from the coding sequence ATGGGTTGGGTTGTTTGCCGCCCACGCGCCGCACGCAAGGTTGCGTTGCTGGCCACAGCGCTCTCGCTGCTGATCGGTGGCGCGTTGTCGACACCGGTACTGGCAGCCAGCGATACCGCCGCAACGCCTGCGTTTGCGATTGAATCGCCCAAGGCCGTCAAAGGCCTGATGATCGACGTGGTGCATGCCGGCAAGCGTCTGGTGGCGGTCGGCGATCGCGGGCACATCCTCTATTCCGATGACCAGGGCAACACCTGGACCCAAGCCAAAGTCCCCACCCGGCAACTGCTCACGGCGGTGTTTTTCGTCGATGACAAGCAGGGCTGGGCGGTGGGCCACGATGCGCAAATTCTCGCCAGCGTCGACGGCGGCGCCACCTGGACCCAGCAATACCAGGACCTCAAGCGCGAAGCCCCGTTGCTCGATGTGTGGTTCAACGACGCCAGCCACGGCCTGGCCGTGGGCGCCTACGGTGCATTGATCGAAACCATCGACGGCGGCAAAACCTGGGCAGACGTCAGCGACCGCCTCGACAATGAAGACCAGTATCACCTCAATGCCATCGCCCACATCAAGGACGCTGGCCTGTTTATCGTCGGCGAGCAGGGCAGCATGTTCCGTTCCAGCGACGACGGCCAGACCTGGGAAAAACTCGAAGGCCCCTACGAGGGCTCGCTGTTCGGCGTGATCGGCACCGCTCAACCGCAGACCCTGCTGGCCTATGGCTTGCGCGGCAACCTGTACCGTTCCGCGGATTTCGGCGGCACCTGGGAGCAGGTCGAATTGAATGCGGCGCGGGGAGCGCTGGAGTTTGGTCTGTCCGGCGCGACCTTGCTGGAGGATGGCGCCATCGTCGTCGTCGGCAATGGCGGCAGCGTTGTGGTCAGCCGCGACGACGGGCAGACCTTCAGCGTGTTCAACCGCCCGGACCGTATCTCACTCTCGGCGGTCACAGCGGCGGGCAATGGCAACTTGATTCTGGTCGGGCAGGGCGGCGTGCGCGTCGCGACAGCGGCTGGCGCCGAACCGACAAAACAATAA
- a CDS encoding efflux RND transporter permease subunit, with amino-acid sequence MSSHHNDKATFLERLIFNNRPAVIVICLLVSIFLFWQATLIRPSTSFEKMIPLKHPFIEKMMEHRNDLANLGNTVRISVEAKDGDIFTQSYMETLRQINDEVFYISGVDRSGLKSLWSPSVRWTEVTEEGFAGGEVIPQSYNGSPQSLDQLRNNVLKSGQVGRLVANDFKSSIVDIPLLESYPDPQDQGKLLALDYRKFSHELEDKIRDKFEAQNPNVKIHIVGFAKKVGDLIDGLVMVVLFFGIAFVITLVLLLWFTHCLRSTIAVLSTTLVAVIWQLGLMHFFGFGLDPYSMLVPFLIFAIGISHGVQKINGIALQSSEADNALTAARRTFRQLFLPGMIAILADAVGFITLLIIDIGVIRELAIGASIGVAVIVFTNLILLPVAISYVGISQRAIAISKKDAHREHPFWRLLSKFASARVAPVSILLALVAFGGGLWYSQNLKIGDLDQGAPELRPDSRYNKDNNFIISNYSTSSDVLVVMVKTKAEGCSRYEAMAPIDQLMWKMQNTEGVQSAISLVTVSKQMIKGMNEGNLKWETLSRNPDVLNNSIARADGLYNNTCSLAPVLVFLNDHKAETLDRAVHAVQDFARENNKDGLEFILAAGNAGIEAATNEVIKESELTILILVYLCVATMCMITFRSWAATLCIVLPLVLTSVLGNALMAFMGIGVKVATLPVVALGVGIGVDYGIYIYSRLESFLRAGLPLQEAYYQTLKSTGKAVLFTGLCLAIGVCTWIFSAIKFQADMGLMLTFMLLWNMFGALWLLPALARFLIKPEKLAGQKGNSLFAH; translated from the coding sequence ATGAGCAGTCATCACAACGATAAAGCGACCTTTCTTGAGCGCCTGATCTTCAACAACCGCCCGGCGGTCATCGTCATCTGCCTGCTGGTGAGTATTTTCCTGTTCTGGCAGGCGACCTTGATTCGCCCGTCCACCAGCTTTGAAAAGATGATCCCCCTCAAGCACCCCTTCATCGAGAAGATGATGGAGCACCGCAACGATTTGGCGAACCTTGGCAACACGGTGCGCATTTCGGTGGAAGCCAAAGACGGCGACATTTTTACCCAGTCATACATGGAAACCCTAAGGCAGATCAACGACGAGGTGTTCTACATCTCCGGCGTCGACCGTTCGGGCCTCAAATCGCTGTGGAGCCCCAGCGTGCGCTGGACCGAAGTGACCGAAGAAGGCTTTGCCGGCGGCGAAGTGATCCCGCAGAGCTACAACGGCTCGCCGCAAAGCCTCGATCAACTGCGTAACAACGTGCTCAAGTCGGGCCAGGTCGGGCGCCTGGTGGCCAACGATTTCAAATCGAGCATCGTCGATATCCCGCTGCTGGAGTCGTACCCGGACCCGCAGGACCAGGGCAAGCTGTTGGCCCTGGACTATCGCAAGTTTTCCCATGAGCTCGAAGACAAGATTCGCGACAAATTCGAAGCGCAGAACCCCAACGTAAAAATCCATATCGTCGGTTTCGCCAAAAAGGTCGGCGACCTGATCGACGGCCTGGTGATGGTGGTGCTGTTCTTCGGCATCGCGTTCGTCATCACCCTGGTGTTGCTGCTGTGGTTCACCCATTGCCTGCGCAGCACCATCGCCGTGTTGAGCACGACGCTGGTGGCGGTGATCTGGCAACTGGGGCTGATGCACTTCTTCGGTTTTGGCCTCGATCCCTATTCGATGCTGGTGCCGTTCCTGATTTTCGCCATCGGTATTTCCCACGGCGTGCAGAAGATCAACGGTATCGCGCTGCAATCCAGTGAGGCGGACAATGCGCTGACGGCGGCGCGACGCACGTTCCGGCAATTGTTCCTGCCGGGGATGATCGCGATCCTGGCCGACGCAGTGGGCTTTATCACCCTGCTGATCATCGACATCGGCGTGATCCGCGAGCTGGCCATCGGTGCGTCCATCGGCGTGGCGGTGATTGTGTTCACTAACCTGATCCTGCTGCCGGTGGCGATCTCCTATGTCGGCATCAGCCAGCGTGCCATTGCCATCAGCAAGAAAGACGCGCACCGCGAGCATCCGTTCTGGCGCCTGCTGTCCAAGTTCGCCAGCGCCAGGGTCGCACCGGTTTCGATCCTCTTGGCTCTGGTCGCCTTCGGCGGCGGCCTCTGGTACAGCCAGAACCTGAAGATCGGTGACCTTGACCAGGGCGCGCCGGAGCTGCGCCCGGACTCGCGCTACAACAAAGACAACAACTTCATCATCAGCAACTACTCCACCAGCTCCGACGTGCTGGTGGTGATGGTCAAGACCAAGGCCGAAGGCTGCTCGCGCTATGAAGCCATGGCGCCCATCGACCAGTTGATGTGGAAAATGCAGAACACCGAGGGCGTGCAGTCGGCGATCTCGCTGGTGACCGTGTCCAAGCAAATGATCAAGGGCATGAACGAGGGCAACCTGAAATGGGAGACCCTGTCACGCAACCCGGATGTGCTGAACAATTCCATCGCCCGTGCCGACGGCCTGTACAACAACACCTGCTCCCTGGCGCCGGTACTGGTGTTCCTCAACGACCACAAGGCCGAAACCCTCGACCGTGCGGTGCATGCGGTGCAGGACTTCGCCAGGGAAAACAACAAGGATGGCCTGGAATTCATTCTTGCCGCCGGTAATGCCGGGATCGAAGCGGCCACCAACGAAGTGATCAAGGAGTCCGAGCTGACCATCCTGATCCTGGTGTACCTGTGCGTGGCGACCATGTGCATGATCACCTTCCGTTCCTGGGCGGCGACCTTGTGCATCGTGCTGCCGCTGGTGCTGACTTCGGTGCTGGGCAACGCGCTGATGGCGTTCATGGGCATCGGCGTCAAGGTCGCGACCTTGCCGGTGGTGGCCCTGGGCGTGGGGATCGGCGTGGATTACGGCATCTACATCTACAGCCGCCTGGAGAGCTTTCTGCGCGCCGGCCTGCCGTTGCAAGAGGCGTACTACCAGACGCTCAAGTCCACCGGCAAGGCGGTGCTGTTCACCGGTTTGTGCCTGGCGATCGGCGTGTGCACCTGGATCTTCTCGGCCATCAAGTTCCAGGCCGACATGGGCCTGATGCTGACCTTCATGCTGCTGTGGAACATGTTCGGCGCGCTGTGGCTGCTGCCGGCGCTGGCGCGGTTCCTGATCAAACCCGAGAAACTGGCGGGGCAGAAGGGCAATTCGTTGTTTGCCCACTGA
- a CDS encoding dermonecrotic toxin domain-containing protein produces MLDDTLNHQFPSLNFNSANTSLAVPNGTTPLQYRLTPLLDLALEHLAGSAELEVPSDAKWVTSDSGTSLRVADVTGNSADLLDKHFTELAIRSLRPNLKAAYAEALSHYWGQDTFTATSRWGWLSDTLNDTLRIGGLKQPGLNALQRETLDQITRYPDATERHRVSGESAAQVFIVDTHLKQGGQTSTFLSPDLLITRKIEGHTQVLHATAAGAITPYASLQDFAAGWERQLRQSFKFDHLTWKRRAPGGNIFDTQAAVILDRQLQNLEAIQLPAKSSVSDLEQLFSQASDAAVWFNSASTLPADQQLRLQRNMPQWLTTASAAEQFTYRRLTLALASSVQRNHGRTFLTDIPDIRTYAEQQLNAQLAPKGYTANDLEITFKVPVGSLGSGYIEPVKMSLVDMALENLAGLPKGAMDIRLRGQPVTDPQLPQMLKDLISQVDIGKHYPALLNQHLLSSTEATRGRAALFSEQVPLQLAMRAMELKLKGEAGITDKGYRFVEAVTRPGSGPREVDGQEVTMRPLAFLRKPGAAPDVVANMFLIEPQDAARGPHLLYRPQLSPSLQEFASREALLAAIQAPGPLQQSVLAWMPDANTRAVYGNGGFHTPHTARYGVFNEFDAPATPAPTTLALDGYDAAETLRKDLLDGKLMQHLFNTNAQSLVTLAEGQSTTDAQSRWASHKELGWLLFNTLLPVLRGPGAAVGWLTQLASVENDIRSASDPNTSDPTAAMVDLLVNVGTLLSQATPGRPPKRSVGNVPFAQRPEVSIPLQRPAGDTSQSPQVLVEQDTAVAAESLFNSDQPFDFSFSSPHGLSDTQHAYIDTFSVPAPSEAATPVRSGATEGLYLIDGKLHARVEGRWFRAASDLDGVFVIDGQNKARTGPPLKRGTQGRWKFDTSPKLRGGMPRSASRMRATVDRNKELSNAMLKNYADEVTTMRPAVIAMETADERVTETEEALHKSDKTLRTLWGLVNSSDRAASFAIQYQQELKKNQSLNQLLKIRFEEYQKHVDVMISHRKKAIQALTSDNPNMKFEVFKELRGTEYLAIAEVLRSLATDYLYIGDEFSHTSAGEPITKLIEQTQRNDPKAYNRLVETLADRVQRLERMIKASDAYATFLRQWKDESPASKKQAEAFIKETSQPPANQGFTARLERLSTLRELSIDRHMDTRSPEEAFFRMRFNQADLNTAALSHIELQEHEGYTADDRIAVLSNLIDKYQDELNNTQALQDIGPDSVRPYYGKRYIECLQEVITQAQAELADLVREQQQLPALVPARKNRAHKSNNKKVFKTRDKQTLVGTLRDKRTAQDIPVIDVIDTRTGQPLTSYSWHQTEKEWVQIVEARPIAPTPAPSTKPLSAYIADARKLMNEQAGIERSIQFQKKKLDDPTRRETVNPRDWSDMLEAQAHNLEQVAQQAHVNHGTSGETDALVETWRKAAKGMRERAIMHRCDGYLRQSPRAENIDYLWTHERVDIGLVTRGKLLKGGDYLTEYAIREKNGLNTLWYAHFHYPTPTTARSDYSTAHIKLPEQRFLTQKDLVEKAGRNNQHVDSIVRAKVEPPLDQKLFLKL; encoded by the coding sequence TTGCTGGACGATACGCTGAATCATCAATTCCCCTCGCTGAATTTCAACAGTGCCAATACGTCTCTTGCCGTGCCCAACGGCACTACGCCACTGCAGTATCGACTGACGCCATTGCTGGACCTGGCGCTTGAGCATCTGGCCGGCAGTGCCGAACTGGAGGTACCCAGCGATGCCAAGTGGGTAACGTCCGACTCCGGCACCAGCCTGCGGGTCGCCGATGTCACCGGCAATAGCGCGGACCTGCTGGACAAACACTTCACGGAACTGGCTATCCGCAGCCTGCGCCCCAACCTCAAGGCCGCCTATGCCGAAGCGTTGAGCCACTATTGGGGCCAGGATACCTTTACGGCAACCAGCCGTTGGGGGTGGCTCAGTGATACGCTCAATGACACCCTGCGTATTGGGGGCCTCAAGCAACCGGGCCTGAACGCCCTGCAACGCGAAACCCTCGACCAGATCACCCGTTACCCTGACGCCACCGAACGCCATCGTGTCAGCGGTGAGTCTGCCGCTCAGGTGTTTATCGTCGACACGCATCTTAAACAGGGCGGCCAGACGTCGACGTTTCTCAGCCCCGACCTGTTGATCACCCGCAAAATAGAGGGGCACACGCAGGTATTGCATGCAACCGCCGCAGGGGCTATCACGCCCTACGCTTCACTGCAGGATTTCGCCGCGGGGTGGGAGCGCCAGCTCAGACAATCGTTCAAGTTCGATCACCTGACCTGGAAACGCCGAGCGCCAGGCGGCAATATTTTCGACACCCAGGCGGCGGTTATTCTTGACCGGCAACTGCAGAATCTGGAAGCGATACAGCTACCGGCCAAAAGCAGTGTGAGCGACCTGGAACAGCTTTTTTCCCAGGCCAGTGATGCCGCAGTCTGGTTCAATAGCGCGTCAACCCTGCCGGCAGACCAGCAGCTACGATTGCAACGCAACATGCCGCAATGGCTGACGACTGCCAGTGCAGCCGAGCAGTTCACCTATCGGCGCCTGACCCTCGCACTGGCAAGCAGCGTGCAGCGCAATCACGGGCGCACCTTTCTCACGGATATCCCCGATATCCGTACCTACGCCGAACAACAGCTCAACGCCCAACTGGCACCCAAAGGGTATACCGCCAACGACCTCGAAATCACGTTCAAGGTACCGGTCGGCAGCCTCGGCAGCGGCTACATCGAACCGGTTAAAATGAGCCTGGTGGACATGGCCCTGGAAAACCTGGCGGGCTTGCCCAAGGGCGCCATGGACATCCGTCTGCGTGGTCAACCGGTAACGGATCCACAGCTGCCGCAAATGCTCAAGGACCTGATCAGCCAGGTCGATATCGGTAAGCACTACCCCGCACTGCTCAATCAACACCTGCTCAGTAGCACCGAAGCCACTCGGGGACGCGCTGCGTTGTTCAGCGAACAAGTGCCCTTGCAACTGGCCATGCGGGCCATGGAACTCAAGCTCAAGGGCGAGGCTGGCATCACTGACAAGGGTTACCGATTCGTCGAGGCCGTCACACGGCCCGGCAGCGGCCCACGCGAGGTAGACGGCCAGGAAGTCACCATGCGCCCCCTGGCATTCCTGCGCAAACCTGGCGCAGCGCCGGATGTGGTCGCGAATATGTTTCTGATAGAGCCTCAGGACGCTGCCCGCGGCCCACACCTGCTCTACCGCCCGCAGTTGTCGCCATCCTTGCAGGAATTTGCCAGCCGTGAAGCGCTGCTCGCCGCCATCCAGGCACCTGGGCCGCTGCAGCAAAGCGTTCTGGCGTGGATGCCCGACGCCAACACACGTGCGGTCTATGGCAACGGCGGTTTCCACACCCCGCACACTGCGCGCTACGGTGTCTTCAATGAATTCGATGCGCCCGCTACGCCTGCTCCGACGACCTTGGCTCTCGACGGTTATGACGCTGCCGAAACACTGCGCAAGGATTTGCTCGACGGCAAGCTTATGCAGCACTTGTTCAACACGAACGCCCAAAGCCTGGTGACCCTCGCCGAGGGTCAGTCCACCACAGACGCTCAGAGCCGGTGGGCGTCGCATAAGGAGTTGGGCTGGCTGCTGTTCAATACCCTGCTTCCCGTCCTGCGCGGCCCGGGTGCGGCGGTCGGCTGGCTGACGCAATTGGCCAGCGTCGAAAACGATATCCGGAGCGCCAGCGACCCGAATACTTCAGACCCGACGGCGGCCATGGTGGACCTGCTGGTCAATGTCGGCACCCTGTTGAGCCAGGCCACACCCGGACGGCCACCGAAACGTTCTGTGGGCAACGTGCCGTTTGCCCAACGGCCGGAAGTCTCCATCCCGTTACAACGCCCGGCGGGAGACACATCGCAGTCACCTCAAGTATTGGTCGAGCAGGATACAGCGGTGGCGGCCGAGAGCCTGTTCAACAGTGACCAGCCATTCGACTTCTCGTTTTCCAGCCCCCACGGGCTGAGTGACACCCAACATGCCTATATAGACACCTTCAGCGTGCCCGCCCCGTCCGAGGCGGCGACACCTGTTCGCAGCGGTGCCACCGAAGGTCTCTACCTGATAGACGGCAAACTGCACGCGCGCGTCGAGGGTCGCTGGTTCCGGGCGGCAAGCGATCTTGATGGCGTGTTCGTAATCGATGGGCAGAACAAAGCCCGCACAGGCCCGCCCTTGAAACGCGGTACTCAAGGGCGCTGGAAATTTGATACGAGCCCTAAACTCAGGGGCGGCATGCCCAGATCGGCCAGCCGGATGCGAGCTACGGTCGACCGCAATAAGGAACTGAGCAATGCGATGCTGAAGAACTACGCCGATGAGGTGACCACCATGCGCCCCGCGGTGATTGCCATGGAAACCGCCGATGAGCGTGTGACGGAGACCGAAGAGGCTCTGCATAAATCGGACAAGACCCTCAGGACCCTATGGGGGCTGGTCAACAGCAGTGATCGCGCCGCAAGCTTCGCCATTCAATATCAACAGGAACTGAAGAAGAACCAGAGTCTGAATCAATTGCTGAAGATCCGCTTCGAGGAGTATCAAAAACACGTCGACGTCATGATTTCTCACAGGAAGAAAGCGATCCAGGCGCTGACCAGCGACAATCCGAACATGAAGTTCGAAGTATTTAAAGAGCTGCGCGGGACGGAGTATCTGGCTATCGCCGAAGTACTGCGCTCGCTGGCGACTGACTACCTTTACATCGGCGACGAGTTTTCCCACACCAGCGCGGGCGAACCGATCACGAAGCTGATAGAACAAACCCAGCGTAACGACCCGAAAGCCTATAACCGTCTGGTTGAAACCCTGGCTGATCGCGTCCAACGCCTGGAGCGCATGATAAAGGCCAGCGATGCGTATGCCACATTTTTGAGGCAGTGGAAAGACGAGTCGCCCGCGAGCAAAAAACAGGCTGAGGCGTTCATAAAGGAAACCTCACAGCCGCCGGCCAACCAAGGGTTTACCGCAAGACTGGAACGTTTGAGCACGCTTCGAGAACTGAGTATTGACCGTCACATGGATACACGCTCGCCCGAGGAAGCGTTTTTTCGCATGCGTTTCAACCAGGCTGACCTGAATACCGCCGCGCTCTCACATATCGAACTGCAGGAACACGAAGGTTACACAGCCGATGACCGTATCGCCGTACTGAGCAACCTGATCGATAAATACCAGGATGAACTCAACAACACACAGGCGCTTCAGGACATCGGTCCTGACAGCGTTCGGCCCTACTATGGCAAACGCTATATCGAATGCCTTCAGGAGGTGATTACTCAAGCCCAGGCCGAGCTGGCCGACCTGGTACGGGAACAACAGCAGCTACCTGCGTTGGTCCCTGCTCGGAAAAACCGGGCGCACAAATCAAACAACAAGAAGGTGTTCAAGACCCGCGACAAGCAGACCCTGGTAGGTACCTTACGCGACAAGCGAACAGCGCAAGACATTCCAGTCATCGATGTAATCGACACCCGCACAGGCCAACCGCTGACGAGCTACAGCTGGCACCAGACCGAGAAGGAATGGGTGCAGATCGTCGAGGCTCGCCCCATTGCGCCAACGCCCGCCCCTTCGACCAAACCGCTGTCGGCCTACATCGCTGATGCCAGAAAACTGATGAACGAGCAGGCAGGTATCGAACGCTCCATTCAATTTCAGAAAAAGAAACTCGATGACCCAACACGTCGCGAAACGGTCAACCCTCGCGACTGGAGCGACATGCTGGAAGCCCAGGCCCATAACCTCGAGCAAGTGGCGCAGCAAGCCCACGTCAACCACGGTACCAGCGGTGAAACCGATGCCTTGGTCGAGACTTGGCGCAAGGCCGCCAAGGGCATGCGTGAGCGCGCCATCATGCACCGTTGTGACGGCTACCTGCGCCAATCGCCGCGAGCAGAAAATATCGACTACTTGTGGACCCACGAGCGCGTCGATATCGGTTTGGTCACCCGGGGTAAACTGCTCAAGGGCGGTGACTACCTTACGGAGTACGCCATACGCGAAAAAAACGGGCTCAACACGCTCTGGTATGCGCACTTCCACTATCCCACCCCAACCACAGCGCGCAGCGACTACAGTACGGCACACATCAAGCTGCCCGAGCAGCGCTTCCTGACTCAGAAGGACTTGGTAGAAAAAGCCGGACGCAACAACCAGCACGTTGACAGCATCGTGCGCGCCAAAGTAGAGCCGCCACTGGATCAAAAACTGTTTCTGAAGCTCTGA
- a CDS encoding DUF5629 family protein, whose amino-acid sequence MTATPLTTALATSDMLIIDGLHAFDFTFDQHLLIESMDGRELKRWTFSPDQLSAATFDDSLQSWLLSNDDGEHRLVCLSAVKGDNNNDEDEADDA is encoded by the coding sequence ATGACCGCCACCCCCCTGACCACCGCCCTTGCCACCAGCGACATGCTGATCATCGACGGGCTGCACGCCTTCGACTTCACGTTTGACCAGCACTTGCTGATCGAAAGCATGGACGGCCGGGAACTCAAGCGTTGGACGTTCAGTCCAGATCAACTGAGCGCCGCCACCTTTGATGACAGCTTGCAAAGCTGGCTCTTGAGCAACGACGACGGTGAACACCGCCTGGTGTGCTTGAGCGCGGTCAAGGGCGACAACAACAACGATGAGGACGAAGCGGATGATGCGTAA
- a CDS encoding lactonase family protein encodes MMRKFWPLLMAGSVGAMSVQAAPAETYEVLVGSYTAGTSEGIYRLQFDSRTGRFQGPPVLAATADNPSWLTLSEDQKYLFVVNENGPGQKDAVGRVSSYSIDPHNHQLTLINQVQSLGNEPTHSSVAADGRHLFVANYSVVEDPGGSLAVLPVDAEGKLSAPVQLSGHPASRVNPERQASNHVHSVVSSPDGKYVFVQDLGADKVFAYRYDPKANHELPLTPANPVSVQLPPGSGPRHLLFSADGKHAWLTTEMSAQVAVFDYKDGQLTQTQLVDYAAGQPLSDKAGAALHASSDGKFLYVSNRGTANHIVVFGIDPATAHLKELQRRSVEGDHPREFSLDPSGRFLLIANQKSNEIVVVERDPETGLLGKTVQKLPIDAPSDLKFLVRQ; translated from the coding sequence ATGATGCGTAAATTCTGGCCCCTGCTGATGGCGGGCAGTGTCGGTGCGATGTCGGTACAGGCTGCACCGGCCGAGACGTATGAAGTGCTGGTGGGCAGCTACACCGCCGGCACCAGCGAAGGCATCTACCGCCTGCAGTTCGACAGCCGCACCGGCCGGTTCCAGGGCCCGCCGGTATTGGCGGCCACGGCCGATAATCCGTCCTGGCTGACCCTCTCCGAGGACCAGAAGTACCTGTTTGTGGTCAACGAGAATGGTCCCGGCCAGAAAGACGCGGTAGGCCGTGTGAGCAGCTACAGCATTGACCCACACAATCATCAACTGACCCTGATCAACCAGGTGCAGAGCCTGGGCAACGAGCCAACCCATTCCAGCGTGGCGGCCGATGGGCGCCACCTGTTCGTCGCCAACTATTCGGTGGTGGAAGACCCGGGTGGAAGCCTGGCGGTGCTGCCGGTCGATGCCGAGGGCAAGCTGTCGGCCCCGGTGCAACTGAGCGGGCACCCGGCCAGTCGCGTCAACCCCGAGCGCCAGGCGTCCAACCATGTGCATTCGGTGGTGTCTTCGCCGGATGGTAAATATGTGTTTGTGCAGGACCTCGGCGCCGACAAGGTGTTCGCCTACCGCTACGACCCCAAGGCCAACCACGAACTGCCACTGACGCCGGCCAACCCGGTCTCGGTGCAGTTGCCGCCCGGCAGCGGCCCGCGCCACCTGTTGTTCAGCGCCGATGGCAAGCATGCCTGGCTGACCACCGAAATGAGCGCCCAGGTTGCGGTGTTCGACTACAAAGACGGCCAACTGACCCAGACCCAACTGGTGGACTACGCCGCCGGCCAGCCGCTGTCCGACAAGGCCGGTGCGGCGCTGCATGCGTCAAGCGACGGCAAATTCCTGTACGTGAGCAATCGCGGTACGGCCAACCACATCGTGGTGTTCGGTATTGACCCGGCCACCGCGCACCTCAAGGAGCTGCAACGTCGTTCCGTTGAGGGCGACCATCCGCGCGAGTTCAGCCTGGACCCGAGCGGCAGATTCCTGCTGATCGCCAACCAGAAGAGCAATGAAATCGTGGTGGTCGAACGCGACCCTGAAACCGGCCTGCTCGGTAAAACCGTGCAGAAATTGCCGATCGATGCGCCCAGCGACCTCAAGTTCCTGGTGCGTCAATAA
- a CDS encoding glutathione S-transferase, with the protein MSEILLYSFRRCPYAMRARLALAYCGVPVRIIEVSLKAKPAEMLALSPKGTVPVLSVKGVVIDESLAIMQWALAQHDPDDWLLQGDPALLALIAENDHGFKYQLDRYKYAERYPEQPMQAYRAAGEVFLRKLEQLLAKREYLLADHPSLADMALAPFARQFAHVDREWFAAAPYPRLQRWLERFVQSPLFIGVMAKPHVLL; encoded by the coding sequence GTGAGTGAAATCCTGCTGTATTCGTTCCGGCGCTGCCCGTATGCGATGCGCGCGCGCCTGGCCTTGGCCTATTGCGGTGTGCCCGTGCGCATTATCGAGGTGAGCCTGAAAGCCAAGCCGGCCGAGATGCTGGCCTTGTCACCCAAAGGCACGGTGCCGGTGCTGAGTGTGAAGGGCGTGGTAATCGATGAAAGCCTGGCGATCATGCAGTGGGCGCTGGCGCAGCACGATCCGGATGACTGGCTGCTACAGGGCGATCCGGCGCTGTTGGCACTGATTGCAGAGAACGACCACGGCTTCAAGTATCAATTGGATCGATACAAGTACGCCGAACGTTATCCCGAACAGCCCATGCAAGCGTATCGGGCCGCAGGTGAAGTGTTCTTGCGCAAACTGGAGCAATTGCTGGCCAAACGCGAGTACCTGCTGGCCGATCACCCGAGCCTGGCGGACATGGCCCTGGCGCCGTTTGCGCGGCAGTTTGCCCATGTGGATCGGGAATGGTTTGCCGCTGCGCCGTATCCAAGGCTGCAGCGGTGGCTGGAGCGGTTTGTGCAGTCGCCGCTGTTCATCGGCGTGATGGCAAAACCCCACGTGCTGTTGTAG